A region of Heliangelus exortis chromosome 4, bHelExo1.hap1, whole genome shotgun sequence DNA encodes the following proteins:
- the YIPF7 gene encoding protein YIPF7 isoform X1 produces the protein MSNFEQFHIDFYQSNYTIDDQEEAYNSHESNENLYGSIKSQRGEQPPTSAFVPSEMLLSSQGYTGQILQPTQSPDTLSHLSYTDGFDEEPPLLEELGINFEHIWQKTLTVLNPMKPADGSIMNETDLTGPVVFCLALGATLLLAGKVHFSYVYGMSAIGCLAMHALLNLMSVSGVSHGCVASVLGYCLLPMVILSSTAVVFSLQGTLGTLLAVFIIGWCSLSASKIFTSALAMEGQQLLIAYPCALLYGLFALLTVF, from the exons ATGTCAAATTTTGAGCAGTTTCACATTGACTTTTACCAGTCCAATTATACTATAGATGACCAGGAAGAAGCTTACAACAGTCATGAATCTAATGAAAACCTCTATGGAAGCATAAA GAGCCAGAGAGGAGAGCAACCTCCAACCTCTGCTTTTGTCCCATCAGAAATGCTTCTGTCCTCTCAGGGTTACACAGGGCAGATTTTGCAGCCAACACAGAGTCCTGACACTCTCTCTCATCTTAGTTACACTGATGGATTTGATGAGGAACCTCCTTTGCTAGAAG AACTTGGGATCAATTTTGAGCATATATGGCAAAAAACATTAACAGTTCTGAATCCCATGAAGCCTGCAGATGGCAGCATTATGAATGAGACAGACCTCACCGGACctgtggttttctgtttggCCCTTGGAGCAACACTGCTGCTG GCAGGAAAAGTTCATTTCAGCTATGTGTATGGCATGAGTGCCATCGGATGCCTTGCTATGCATGCCCTGCTGAACCTGATGAGCGTCTCAGGAGTGTCACATGGCTGCGTCGCAAGTGTCTTGGGATACTGCCTGCTGCCCATGGTCATCTTGTCCTCTACTGCAGTCGTCTTCTCACTACA gGGGACCCTGGGAACTTTGTTAGCTGTGTTTATTATTGGATGGTGTAGTCTGTCAGCCTCCAAAATTTTTACCTCTGCGCTGGCTATGGAAGGACAGCAGCTTCTCATTGCATACCCGTGTGCTTTACTCTATGGACTTTTTGCACTTCTGACAGTTTTCTGA